gctgtcaggtcaagaccctggtgaggacgatgagcacgcatATGAGCttcctgagacagtttctgacagtatgtgcagaaattctttagtTGTGCAAgcccagtttcatcaactgtccaggtggctggtctcagacaatcccgtaggtgaagaagcctgatgtggacgtcctgggctggtgtgattACACgcagtctgcggttgtgaggccatttCGACATACTGCCATATTTTCTAAAATGACCGcctcggcttatggtagagaaattaacattaaattatctggtaacagctctggtggacatccctgcagtcagcatgccaattgcacgctcaatcaaaacttgagacagctgtggtgttgtgtgacaaaactgcacattttagagtggccttttaattgtccacagcacaaggtgcaccagtgtaatgattatgctgttaaaatcagattattgatatgccacaccagtcaggtggatggattatattggcaaaggagaaatgctcactaacagggctgttaaacaaatttgtgcacacaatttgagagaaataagatttgtgcatatggaaaatgtctaggGAATTTTATTTCAGTTGCACAACacgttgcatttatattgttgttgtgtagatggatttgtttttcaaagcacttttacttcactatcaATAATTGCAGTAGTACAATGGCTCCAGCTGCAAACATGTTACCAGTCCCTTTGTTGCATAACACTTACTAGAAGAAAGCATTCAGTGCAGTATCTTTATAAAATGTCCAAAATCAAAAGGACAACCACAAGAATAGCCACTACACATATGACTTAATCACCAACTACTTTATCCCCCACTCAACTGTATTATTGCTATAAGCTGACGTTAGTCCTTTGTTCTTAGTTTACTCATACTGTTAGTTTGACAAATGCATCCAGGTTATTCAAGGACATATGTAATAAATACTTGTCAGTCAACTAGGGAGCAATCAAAAGTTATCTAGACTTGCCACCAACCAAGTAGACGGACAATCGATGCCgttcaaatataattttttatcaAGTAGTACAAATTAACTACGAGACGATGGCACAAGTGGTTGGGCAAACCACTGGGAGGTGTTAGCTTTGCTCTCCCGCCATTCGGTGAATCAATCGAAGCCCAGTGCAAAGGCCCGGCTATAGCTAACTTTACACTCATACCGCTGCGGGGAAAGAAGGGGTTGCCTCAAATAAAAACATGCTTGTTTGTTAGCTAAGTTAGATAGCAAGCAAAGTTTGTTACAGTACGATAATGTGTGACTCGATGTCTAATTAAACCACCGAAATCATTGAGTGTTTTGGTtcatattagctaacgttagctagctgaaggcaatggggtgtctagctagctagtaaggTTAGCACCAACTCATCACATCAAAGCCAACTGACGTTAGCTCCCAAGTTGGCTGACTAATGAATTATAAAGATTAACTAAAGGAAACTTCaagggtagctagctaacgttacatgaaaGCTCACTTTACACTAACCTTTCGAGCGTGGGAATCGTATGAGGGTCTGGCCAACGATAATAACTAAGTGTTAGCTAACTAACCTTACTTGAGGTTAGCTAGTTACAACATGCTACTAGTacagtagttagctggctaaataCAGCATGCTagttagctaaactagctagctagacagaaGTTAGTGTTGACTTGCTATGTGGTCGTAGAGAAATGCAAATCAAACAGTATAAAACTACCTCAGTTAGATAACTaaataaccaaaacatttgaagGTTAAAACATAGCAAAATATCGTCGCTACCTCTCCTCCGTGGAGTGGATGCTAAATACCCGTCCACGGATGGATCTTCCGCCGCCAGCATCACCATCCGAGAACTTCCCTCACTTTTGATATCCTTGTGCGGAAAAGCGTTGCATTAACACAAAACCATATGAAGTAGCAATATTGACAGGTCTTCCAGAGTAACACTAATATCATGCAAATATAACGATGACTGGGTTGTATTACTTTTAAGACTAAGTTAATTTTATTCTAGCGGCATCTCCCACACACTCCCTCTGCCTGGATCCCGTTGCTGCCTCGCGCCCGTCAGTCAGATTTGGCGGGAGCGTGTCGCTGTCCTCACAATCCTTTGCTGATTGGCCAGAACGCTGGATCACTACCCGACCGAAGGGCGGGATCTAGACgtttttttctggatattttgtcAGTCACTCCTTCTTTTGAGATGTTGTTCTTTATGATAGGTTGCTTTCTCTGTTTTCAAGAGAGTACGATCAGTGATTGGATGTCACTGAATAGTGTCGTGGAACAAAATTCTAATAAAGTTGTGATTGGACAAAGTCACTCAGTGGGTTTAACCAGTAAATACTCTAAACACGTTGACAATCAGAAACGATGTATGTACTATGTAGTAATCAAAACAATCAAATGCATTATTAAATCAATTAACATAATGTCTGTCTGAATGTCAGTTAATAATTTTAATGGGAAAATAAAAGGATGCCAAAACAATTGACAATTTAYAAGAACTGAAAAATAATACAAAAGGCAAAACCTCTCTGACAAGAAGACACATGAGGTAGACACGTTGGACAGATGGCGCTGAAAGATATGGCAGccctgcttctagctcctaagcgcAAGGATTTCGCTACACctacaataacatctactaaatatgtgaccaatacaatgtcATGTTTGTTtgactaggtaagtcagttaKgaacaaattcttatttacaatgacagcctacaccagccaaacccagatgacactggttcaattgtgcaccacccaatgggactcccaatcacagccagttgtgacacagcctggatttgaaccagggtgtctgtagtgacatctctagcactgagatgcagtgcccttagaccactgcgccactcagttTTTACACATATTCTGTTTGGGTTTCTGCTACTGTGGAGTGCAAAAGGTGTGGTAGAAAATATTTGTAGGACACAGTAAGGTACCAATATGTAGCCTAACCATATGGTAAATACAATATAACGTATGTCAATCGGGCAATAGTAAACTCCTGACAATAGAAAATAATATTCAACATCAACTCCACAAAACTGATAGTTGATCAAGAAAATACATCATTGCCAATTTTCCATAATGTAGCTGTTATCATATCAAGGGACAAgaatcatccatctctctctgaagTCACACGTCTTCCCTCCACGCACTATATAGGTCACGTGATCTGTAGTTTCACAATCGAAACAATCGTATTCAAATTTGCCTTGGTGGGACCTGTATTGAACTACCACTCCCTCAATGCAGTGCGGGAGATTTGGTTGGACGCGACCCCAACGGTTTCCTCTACTAGCTAGATAGCACAGACACAAAGTCAACAtaggctatatcgtaaaaatgtatgaaaacaaaatgtcgcgttttggtcttaatttaaggttagggttaggcataaggttagcaatgTGGTAAATGTTAGGATTGAGGTTAGGTTTAGCTGTAAAATCTGTTTTTAAGAAGTTAgattgtagaaatgggcggggtttatgactttgtggctgtggtagctaGTGACGACCATCCCGAACCGAACTGGAGTTAGTGGTTTTCAGGTAGGTGCTAGCAAAACATTGAATTACAAGAAAATAAGTTACAGTCACTAGCTTTATTTCTTTAACATTGAATCTATTATCAACCAATTCATTGTATCCACTCGGCAGCTTACCTTTTCATTACATTTCGCATGAAGACCGCTAACAAATCATCATCTACATACTACTGTAGCTaattaacgttagcttgctaattTATTTTACGCGTGGTCTTATATTTTCTTGCCAAATTATAGCTAGCTACTTAACTTAATATAAGAAATGTATCAAAGTAGCGTACCCGTATCTAGTAGGGGCACGTGATCTGGCTATCTCATGCATATAATTTCACCTTTGTCATCATCTTGATATGActgagtgttttgttgttgtaaattagACACTGCACGTTCCCAgataattatttatacttttttttaaatttaattttatgAGATGTAAAGTATGCCAATTATTTGTATTATGTTGCAGGAAAGGACACGCATAGGATTTCATAATGACAGGTTTGTATCTAAATGTTTTGCAATTCGATCATGTTCTTCATGAAACATGACATGTACCTGCTACAAGTAATGCATATGCATGACACAGATTATAAGTGACACACTCAAACCTTTTATTCAAATAGCCATACCATACTCAGTAGGGGTGGGAATTGCTAGGGATCTCACGATATGATATTATCGCGATACATTGGTGCCGATACGATGTGTTGCAATTCTCAAGATTATATAtgtattgctcaccatatgtctgctgcagctGGACAAGagggagccatgagaaaacaggTTTTGATCACTCATGGAAATAAGTTCTGAAATCTAAttgtctccctatttaaaaagatggagaaataCTATTTATTGTCAAATAATATCCTGACATGtaactgtatttattattttgttgtatATTATGATAATTTAATCACGAATTCTCATAGTTAAATTGTGGACATAAAGATCAACTGATAACACTGACCACTTTCACTATTGTGCCTCACCATTTGTTATAATATAatcaaaaaaatctcaaatttcacTGTATTCTTGTTTTCCTGTGCCATCTGCACTGACATCCTGTTTTCCCACATGTAATCATCCGTTTTCAGAGCGGGTCAACAACTTCCCACTGCTGCCTAAGTTCCTGCGAATCAAGCCCTGCTTTTACCAGAATGTGGAGGAGGAGATCCCAGCCCCGCACCGACAGCTGGTGCGCAGGGTCTACAACCTCTGGATGTGTGAGTTACACCAACAAACTTTCTTGAGTCACACATAGGCCTACTCTGGGAACTGGACTGTGTTTCATTCAATGCTGAGTGAATATGTTAATTTTTTCTgctgtctctgctcctctctgcagtGTATTCAGTCACACTGTGTGTGAACGTGGTGTCATGCATAGCTTGGTGGGCAGGAGGGGGAAGTGCAGCCAATTTTGGCCTTTCCCTGCTCTGGCTTCTTCTCTTCAGTCCGTGCAGCTACACATGCTGGTTTAGACCTCTCTACAAGGCCTTTCGGTAAAGTCCACTCAACAAACGTCAAGCCGAACATCTATCATTTTGCACTCCAAATACAATTTTCTTGACTGACTTCATAACTCCCTTTGTCTTTCTTAGGGCTGACAgttccttcaacttcatggccTTTTTCTTCATCTTCTTCCTCCAGTGTGTTCTCGCTCTCATTCAGACTGTGGGCATCTCTGGTTGGGGTGCTTGGTGAGTATGAATATTTTATTTCCTCAATCCTGGAAGGGACTGTCTAGGACGTTGGCTGCTATATATGAATGGCTTGTGTTTCACTTACCTCAGGAATATAGAAAAATCTTCAGTTTAAAATCTTCAGTTTGGCAATAAAGATCACCTGTAGATTATGTATCAATGCCACCTTAATTTTACTCACTGCAGTGTCATGCTGTGATAGGTGAATAACTACAGTTGATGTAATCCAGTATTCATGCCATTGACAAATACTAACCCCACTGCTCCACCACTCTGACGAACCCCCAAAGTGGTTGGATCGCGACAGTGCTGTTTTTCAGCCACAACGTGGGTTCTGCTGTAGTCATGCTATTCTCAGCTCTGCTCTTTACTCTGGTGACTGTGTTGATGGGACTGGTTCTCATCAGGGTGAGTccaatgcgcgcacacacacacacctgaaaaaTGCACGAgcacctggaaacacacacacaaaccagaaaaaatacACAGCCGTTTTGACAATTGTCATTGTAGGCAAGGAAAGAGAATGAACTTTCATGACTGTATGACTGGTTGGTTTGTCTGCTCTGCTTCTATCAGGTTCATAGGATGTACCGTGGCGGAGGGGGCAGCTTTGAGCATGCACAGGAAGAGTGGACCACTGGACTCTGGAAGAGCGCCCCTGTGAGAGAGGCCGGCTTCAATGCTATCAATGAAACTGGCCCAAGCCTACCCCAATACCCTGCTGCTGTGCCAAGCTACCCAGACAATGGCCCCTGGTAAATAAAACCCTAAGTGGACTCTAGATGGAGACAGAGCACTTTTTTCCATGGCACGCAAGATagtccaccacaccacaccacaccacactagtaCAATCTCACCATGACACTATACGAAATGCATAGCTGGAATTTAAGTAAGAATGTTAAGGGAAAAAAGGCATAATCAGCTGATTTTATTCAGCAGTACTTTGTTTTAGATTTAAGAGGCCACTGTTATAGACATCGTTTACTGGAGTAGGAAGCTTTTCCAGGGAAACACATCTAAGCCTTATATTGTTGGAAAAATATGTGATGGAGATCCAAAATATGATCCATTACATGTTtacatttattattttctactctCAAAATGAATCTGTTCCCTCATATTTGAAAGAGCgactgaaatttaaaaaaaatatgattttcattTGTACTTGGAGAGCTAGGGGTCTTTATATTACAGTAGCAGAATTAATACTCTTTCAACAAAATTGATATGTCTGAAACAGAAAAGCAAGGTGATTCCAAAGTTGTTTTTGGATCAATTTTGGCAGCCATATTCGGTGATCAATTCTTGCCAATACAATACTGTActtcatgaaatcaacaaaagccTTAACACTACTGGACAGGACTGAAGAATCAGGGTCTTCTCCTTGAAGTTGGAAATATGGATGTTTATATAGTGCACTTTTTATTTAGTGATGAGatgtatttagttttttattgATATCACAAGTGTTTGTTTTTGATACCTTTTCTTCTTGCTTGATCTGCTTTTGCCTTGTTTCTGAAAACGAAATGCGCCTTGATCGTACATGAGGTATTTGCATGTTAATTTTTACCCGCCTTGACTGTCGCCTTAAGTACTGCTACTAGACGAAGCCAATGAGAAATGTGCTTATACACATCACTAATGCTAGATAGTGTAGCCTTCTTATTCAACTTGAGCCTTTTGTCTTTCACTCATCCTGTGCAGTGCACTGATCTTTCTTTGCTTTTGA
This window of the Salvelinus sp. IW2-2015 linkage group LG16, ASM291031v2, whole genome shotgun sequence genome carries:
- the LOC111975785 gene encoding secretory carrier-associated membrane protein 4 encodes the protein MTERVNNFPLLPKFLRIKPCFYQNVEEEIPAPHRQLVRRVYNLWMLYSVTLCVNVVSCIAWWAGGGSAANFGLSLLWLLLFSPCSYTCWFRPLYKAFRADSSFNFMAFFFIFFLQCVLALIQTVGISGWGACGWIATVLFFSHNVGSAVVMLFSALLFTLVTVLMGLVLIRVHRMYRGGGGSFEHAQEEWTTGLWKSAPVREAGFNAINETGPSLPQYPAAVPSYPDNGPW